The Lactuca sativa cultivar Salinas chromosome 2, Lsat_Salinas_v11, whole genome shotgun sequence genome includes a window with the following:
- the LOC128132469 gene encoding uncharacterized protein LOC128132469: MPRSQHTGDLIYNLEIEKEARRLAKEKRVERGQTSNPHGDPEVETASLSDIKPDSSPDPRQEIPKTPPLQQNPPIIEPIAMADGGEVPERTLSGQQAGESSSKKKPREEEEEIEVIPVEVPIIKNDAQAGVPKKTAPLVTPIATQPPFPSRLATSKKNMEEKEILDTFRKVEVNIPLLDAINQIPRYAKKLPPKCKDPGIFTVPCKIGDVTFSSAMLDLGASINVMPYSVYESLNAGPLSETDVIISLADKSSVFPRGVLEDVLVQVNQLVFPADFNVIDLD; this comes from the exons atgcccagatctcaGCATACAGGTGACTTGATTTACAACCTAGAAATCGAAAAAGAAGCAAGGCGTTTGGCTAAGGAAAAACGAGTTGAACGTGGTCAAACTTCTAACCCCCACGGGGACCCGGAGGTTGAAACCGCTTCATTAAGTGATATAAAACCCGATTCTAGTCCTGACCCTCGCCAAGAAATTCCCAAAACACCACCCCTACAACAAAATCCACCCATTATTGAACCAATTGCAATGGCGGACGGAGGAGAAGTTCCCGAGAGAACCTTGAG TGGCCAACAAGCTGGAGAAAGTAGTTCAAAGAAGAAgccgagggaagaagaggaagagataGAAGTTATTCCCGTTGAAGTACCTATAATCAAGAATGATGCACAAGCTGGAGTTCCAAAGAAGACTGCCCCTCTAGTAACACCAATAGCCACTCAACCACCGTTCCCCTCCCGACTTGCAACTTCAAAGAAGaatatggaggagaaagagattttGGACACCTTCCGAAAGGTGGAAGTAAACATCCCTCTACTTGACGCAATCAACCAAATCCCGAGATATGCAAA gaaacttCCACCCAAATGCAAAGATCCCGGAATCTTCACGGTTCCTTGCAAGATTGGAGATGTCACTTTTAGTAGTGCTATGCTTGATCTTGGTGCTTCTATCAATGTCATGCCCTATTCGGTGTATGAATCATTAAATGCGGGACCCTTAAGTGAAACCGATGTCATAATCTCTCTTGCGGATAAATCAAGTGTCTTTCCTAGAGGTGTTTTAGAAGATGTCCTAGTGCAAGTGAACCAATTAGTCTTCCCGGCGGATTTCAATGTGATTGATCTAGATTAG